A stretch of Arthrobacter sp. NEB 688 DNA encodes these proteins:
- a CDS encoding SDR family oxidoreductase, protein MTTALVTGASAGIGRAFAERLAHDGHDVVLVARDRARLERLAAELRARHGVATEVLVADLADRAQTEEVCRRLADEDRPVEVLVNNAGLGQQQPFLDNEIGREEAALDVMVRAVLLTCHAAGRAMRARGSGRIVNISSVASFTASGPYSAAKSYVTVLSEALAGQLAGTGVTVTAVCPGLTRSEFHERARMALPGVPRGMWLDADEVARQGLADAAAGRVVSVPGPQWKALSLAVRMAPRPLVRGGGARLVERLRGRG, encoded by the coding sequence ATGACCACCGCCCTCGTCACCGGCGCCTCCGCCGGCATCGGCCGCGCCTTCGCCGAGCGCCTCGCCCACGACGGCCACGACGTCGTCCTCGTCGCGCGCGACCGTGCCCGTCTCGAGCGCCTGGCCGCCGAGCTGCGCGCGCGGCACGGCGTCGCGACCGAGGTGCTCGTCGCCGACCTCGCCGACCGCGCGCAGACCGAGGAGGTCTGCCGGCGCCTCGCGGACGAGGACCGCCCGGTCGAGGTGCTCGTCAACAACGCCGGTCTCGGGCAGCAGCAACCGTTCCTGGACAACGAGATCGGTCGCGAGGAGGCCGCGCTCGACGTCATGGTGCGGGCCGTCCTGCTCACCTGCCACGCGGCCGGCCGGGCGATGCGCGCGCGGGGCAGCGGACGCATCGTCAACATCAGCTCGGTCGCGTCGTTCACGGCGAGCGGCCCCTACTCGGCGGCGAAGTCCTACGTCACGGTGCTGTCCGAGGCGCTGGCGGGCCAGCTCGCCGGCACCGGTGTCACCGTCACGGCGGTCTGCCCGGGCCTGACCCGCAGCGAGTTCCACGAGCGCGCCCGGATGGCGCTGCCGGGGGTGCCGCGCGGGATGTGGCTCGACGCCGACGAGGTGGCGCGCCAGGGCCTGGCCGACGCGGCGGCCGGTCGGGTCGTCTCCGTCCCGGGGCCGCAGTGGAAGGCGCTCTCGCTCGCGGTGCGGATGGCCCCGCGCCCCCTCGTGCGCGGCGGCGGGGCGCGGCTCGTCGAGCGCCTGCGCGGGCGCGGCTGA
- a CDS encoding LemA family protein, giving the protein MIATIVIVVIVLALVLWAVAAYNGLIRLRNLVQEAWRQIDVELTRRHDLIGNLVETVKGYAAHERGTLEDVMAARAQAMSPGQSPGQQAESEDLLGRALGRLIAVAEAYPDLKANQNFLALQAELSSTEDRIASARRYYNATVRDLNTKVETVPTNIVANLFKIERAEYFEAVGEQREAPKVDFGQREATIPPPSGYAGGPAAGEAPAATPASTDPGAPQPGPGTPPAGGTPTA; this is encoded by the coding sequence GTGATCGCCACCATCGTCATCGTCGTCATCGTGCTGGCGCTCGTCCTCTGGGCGGTCGCCGCCTACAACGGGCTGATCAGGCTGCGCAACCTCGTCCAGGAGGCGTGGCGCCAGATCGACGTCGAGCTGACCCGCCGGCACGACCTCATCGGCAACCTCGTCGAGACGGTCAAGGGCTACGCGGCGCACGAGCGCGGCACGCTCGAGGACGTCATGGCGGCGCGCGCGCAGGCGATGTCGCCCGGCCAGTCGCCGGGGCAGCAGGCCGAGAGCGAGGACCTGCTCGGCCGGGCGCTCGGGCGCCTCATCGCGGTGGCCGAGGCCTACCCGGACCTCAAGGCGAACCAGAACTTCCTCGCCCTGCAGGCCGAGCTCAGCTCGACCGAGGACCGCATCGCCTCGGCCCGCCGCTACTACAACGCGACCGTCCGCGACCTCAACACGAAGGTCGAGACCGTGCCGACGAACATCGTCGCGAACCTCTTCAAGATCGAGCGGGCCGAGTACTTCGAGGCGGTCGGCGAGCAGCGCGAGGCGCCGAAGGTCGACTTCGGCCAGCGCGAGGCCACCATCCCCCCGCCGAGCGGGTACGCCGGTGGCCCGGCCGCCGGCGAGGCACCCGCGGCGACCCCCGCCTCGACGGACCCCGGTGCGCCGCAGCCCGGCCCGGGCACGCCGCCCGCCGGCGGCACCCCCACCGCCTGA
- a CDS encoding DinB family protein, which produces MASVNDLLTDVLDRVRDTVHGLLDDVPEDRLAQPPAEGANTVAWLVWHLTRVLDTHVADAFDRDVVWTSGGWFERFGLPFPASAHGYGMSYADVLAVTASAENLRGYFDATYALVADALAEVTPESLDRVVDEDWDPPVTLAVRLVSALNDATQHVGQASYAAGMLDRA; this is translated from the coding sequence ATGGCCTCCGTCAACGACCTGCTCACCGACGTCCTCGACCGGGTGCGCGACACCGTGCACGGCCTGCTCGACGACGTCCCCGAGGACCGTCTCGCGCAGCCGCCCGCCGAGGGCGCCAACACCGTCGCCTGGCTCGTCTGGCACCTGACCCGCGTCCTCGACACCCACGTCGCCGACGCCTTCGACCGCGACGTCGTCTGGACCTCGGGCGGATGGTTCGAGCGCTTCGGGCTGCCCTTCCCGGCCAGCGCCCACGGCTACGGGATGTCCTACGCCGACGTCCTCGCGGTCACGGCCTCCGCCGAGAACCTCCGCGGCTACTTCGACGCCACGTATGCGCTCGTCGCCGACGCGCTGGCCGAGGTGACCCCCGAGTCGCTCGACCGCGTCGTCGACGAGGACTGGGACCCGCCGGTGACCCTCGCGGTCCGGCTCGTCAGCGCCCTCAACGACGCGACGCAGCACGTCGGCCAGGCGTCCTACGCCGCGGGGATGCTCGACCGCGCCTGA
- a CDS encoding alpha/beta hydrolase, which yields MDAAEPALHVTRRGEGPPVVLLHGYPQTHRMWDRVAPGLVAAGHEVVALDLRGYGDSDKPGGDPAHRTYAKRAMAADVVRVMDDLGHDRFAVVGHDRGARVGHRLALDHPERVERLAVLDIAPTLHMVEHADAAFATGYYHWFLLAQPDGLPERLVGADPEFYLRETLRRWSAPGTVFDEEAVREYVRCFSTPEAVHASCEDYRAALGPDLDDDRASRDRRVACPLLVLWGEQGFVARTYDVLDVWRSYADDVRGHPVPGGHFCAEESPAEVLDALTGFLATEVRR from the coding sequence ATGGACGCCGCCGAGCCCGCCCTCCACGTCACCCGCCGAGGCGAGGGACCGCCGGTCGTCCTCCTCCACGGCTACCCGCAGACCCACCGGATGTGGGACCGCGTCGCGCCCGGCCTCGTCGCGGCCGGCCACGAGGTCGTCGCGCTCGACCTGCGCGGCTACGGCGACAGCGACAAGCCGGGGGGCGACCCCGCGCACCGCACCTACGCCAAGCGGGCGATGGCCGCCGACGTCGTGCGGGTCATGGACGACCTCGGCCACGACCGGTTCGCCGTCGTCGGCCACGACCGCGGCGCCCGGGTCGGCCACCGCCTCGCCCTCGACCACCCCGAGCGGGTCGAGCGGCTCGCCGTCCTCGACATCGCCCCGACGCTGCACATGGTCGAGCACGCCGACGCCGCCTTCGCGACCGGCTACTACCACTGGTTCCTCCTCGCGCAGCCGGACGGCCTGCCCGAGCGGCTCGTCGGCGCCGACCCGGAGTTCTACCTCCGCGAGACGCTGCGCCGCTGGTCGGCGCCCGGCACCGTCTTCGACGAGGAGGCGGTGCGCGAGTACGTGCGCTGCTTCTCGACCCCCGAGGCCGTCCACGCGAGCTGCGAGGACTACCGCGCCGCCCTCGGCCCGGACCTCGACGACGACCGCGCGAGCCGCGACCGGCGCGTCGCCTGCCCGCTCCTCGTCCTCTGGGGCGAGCAGGGGTTCGTCGCCCGCACCTACGACGTCCTCGACGTCTGGCGGTCGTACGCCGACGACGTGCGCGGGCACCCCGTCCCGGGCGGTCACTTCTGCGCCGAGGAGTCGCCGGCCGAGGTCCTCGACGCGCTGACCGGCTTTCTGGCGACCGAGGTGCGGCGATGA
- a CDS encoding response regulator transcription factor — MIRLLVVDDHPVVRAGMVAVLGEEPDLDVVGEAGNGAEALALVPRLTPDVVLMDLRMPVMDGAEATARLRSMPSAPQVLVLTTYDTDADIVRAVEAGARGYLLKDAPTSLLTDAIRRAARGETVLAPPVAARLADRLRAPAAPELTAREVEVLGLVARGHSNAAVGRQLFIGEATVKTHLLRAFAKLGVQDRTAAVTEAHRRGLIDLG; from the coding sequence ATGATCCGCCTGCTCGTGGTCGACGACCACCCCGTCGTCCGGGCCGGGATGGTGGCCGTGCTGGGCGAGGAGCCCGACCTCGACGTGGTCGGCGAGGCCGGCAACGGCGCCGAGGCGCTGGCGCTCGTGCCGCGGCTGACGCCCGACGTCGTCCTCATGGACCTGCGGATGCCGGTCATGGACGGCGCCGAGGCCACCGCCCGGCTGCGGTCGATGCCGTCGGCGCCCCAGGTGCTCGTCCTCACGACGTACGACACGGACGCCGACATCGTCCGGGCGGTGGAGGCGGGGGCACGCGGGTACCTGCTCAAGGACGCCCCGACGTCGCTGCTCACCGACGCCATCCGCCGGGCCGCGCGCGGCGAGACGGTGCTCGCGCCGCCGGTCGCCGCGCGGCTGGCCGACCGGCTGCGGGCGCCGGCCGCCCCGGAGCTGACCGCCCGCGAGGTCGAGGTGCTCGGGCTCGTCGCCCGCGGCCACTCGAACGCCGCGGTCGGCCGGCAGCTCTTCATCGGCGAGGCGACGGTCAAGACCCACCTGCTGCGCGCCTTCGCCAAGCTGGGGGTCCAGGACCGCACGGCGGCCGTCACCGAGGCCCACCGCCGCGGGCTCATCGACCTCGGCTGA
- a CDS encoding sensor histidine kinase — translation MDDRGAVEVQEQRSSRQDLTAMWRRQEPYWHGVFAAVWAAAVVVTALDDAPPHGRFPTYALLGVVGVAYVVLGTRGLRHQGERWAVAYQVVAWVALLGIQAVDPETQSWLLFFALFPQMWAMLEVPNAVRGTVIALVAFGGLRWVQADFSGQGLVNILISTVISLSLSLALGLFINRIVAEAEGRAATIDELRATQDRLAAVERDRGVQDERERISREIHDTLAQGFTSVVTLTRAADAALARGDVATARERLSLVERTAVDNLAEARLIVAELTPGHLQSRTLVEAMQRLGAAVSSETGMHADVTVDGEPAPLGGVAEVVLLRTAQEALSNVRRHASAGHVAVSLAYEPERVVLTVCDDGRGFETGEDRGGFGLDGVRARAAQVGGEVDLTSVPGSGTTLRLEVPR, via the coding sequence GTGGACGACCGGGGCGCCGTGGAGGTGCAGGAGCAGCGCAGCTCGCGCCAGGACCTCACCGCGATGTGGCGGCGGCAGGAGCCCTACTGGCACGGCGTGTTCGCCGCCGTCTGGGCCGCGGCGGTCGTCGTCACGGCGCTCGACGACGCGCCGCCGCACGGCCGGTTCCCGACGTACGCGCTCCTCGGTGTCGTCGGGGTCGCCTACGTCGTCCTCGGGACGCGGGGGCTGCGCCACCAGGGCGAACGGTGGGCGGTCGCCTACCAGGTGGTCGCCTGGGTCGCGCTGCTCGGCATCCAGGCGGTCGACCCCGAGACCCAGAGCTGGCTGCTCTTCTTCGCGCTCTTCCCGCAGATGTGGGCGATGCTCGAGGTGCCGAACGCGGTGCGCGGCACCGTCATCGCGCTCGTCGCGTTTGGTGGCCTGCGCTGGGTGCAGGCCGACTTCTCCGGCCAGGGCCTGGTCAACATCCTCATCAGCACGGTCATCTCGCTCAGCCTCTCGCTGGCGCTCGGGCTGTTCATCAACCGCATCGTCGCCGAGGCGGAGGGGCGGGCAGCGACCATCGACGAGCTGCGCGCCACGCAGGACCGGCTCGCCGCGGTCGAGCGCGACCGGGGGGTCCAGGACGAGCGCGAGCGCATCTCGCGCGAGATCCACGACACGCTGGCGCAGGGGTTCACCTCGGTCGTCACGCTGACGCGCGCGGCCGACGCGGCGCTGGCCCGCGGCGACGTCGCGACGGCCCGGGAGCGGCTCTCGCTCGTCGAGCGGACGGCCGTCGACAACCTCGCCGAGGCCCGGCTCATCGTCGCCGAGCTGACGCCCGGGCACCTGCAGTCGCGCACCCTCGTCGAGGCGATGCAGCGGCTCGGCGCCGCCGTGAGCAGCGAGACCGGGATGCACGCCGACGTGACGGTCGACGGCGAGCCCGCGCCGCTCGGGGGCGTCGCCGAGGTCGTCCTGCTGCGCACGGCCCAGGAGGCGCTCTCGAACGTCCGCCGGCACGCGTCGGCGGGGCACGTCGCGGTCTCGCTGGCCTACGAGCCCGAGCGCGTCGTCCTCACCGTCTGCGACGACGGGCGCGGGTTCGAGACGGGGGAGGACCGCGGCGGCTTCGGGCTCGACGGCGTGCGGGCGCGGGCCGCGCAGGTCGGCGGCGAGGTCGACCTGACGAGCGTGCCCGGGTCGGGGACGACCCTGCGCCTGGAGGTGCCGCGATGA
- the pyrE gene encoding orotate phosphoribosyltransferase — protein MTDIAADRARLLEIIRDRAIVHGRVTLSSGKEADYYVDLRRVTLDGEASPLVGRVMLDLVADLDFDAVGGLTLGADPVATSMLHASAAAGGRLDAFVVRKAGKAHGLQQRIEGPSVAGRRVVVVEDTSTTGASPLDAAQAVQEAGGTVVAVATIADRATGAAEKFAAAGLEYRHVYGLEDLGLA, from the coding sequence GTGACCGACATCGCCGCCGACCGGGCCCGCCTCCTCGAGATCATCCGCGACCGCGCCATCGTGCACGGGCGGGTCACCCTCTCCTCCGGCAAGGAGGCCGACTACTACGTCGACCTGCGCCGGGTCACCCTCGACGGCGAGGCGAGCCCGCTCGTCGGCCGGGTGATGCTCGACCTCGTCGCCGACCTCGACTTCGACGCCGTCGGCGGCCTCACCCTCGGCGCGGACCCCGTCGCCACCTCGATGCTCCACGCGAGCGCCGCGGCCGGCGGCCGGCTCGACGCCTTCGTCGTCCGCAAGGCCGGCAAGGCGCACGGCCTCCAGCAGCGCATCGAGGGGCCGTCGGTCGCGGGCCGGCGCGTCGTCGTCGTCGAGGACACCTCGACGACCGGCGCCTCCCCGCTCGACGCCGCCCAGGCCGTCCAGGAGGCCGGCGGCACGGTCGTCGCCGTCGCCACCATCGCCGACCGGGCCACCGGCGCCGCCGAGAAGTTCGCCGCCGCCGGGCTGGAGTACCGCCACGTCTACGGCCTCGAGGACCTCGGGCTCGCCTGA
- a CDS encoding exodeoxyribonuclease III, whose translation MRIATWNVNSIRSRIDRVEAWLQRADVDVLAMQETKAKDEQFPYERLRALGYEVAHHGVSQWNGVAVLSRVGLEDVQVGFDGDPGWGEPLAPEARAIGATCGGVRVWSVYVPNGRALDDPHMAYKLTWLRELRDRAVEWSADGTPVALCGDWNIAPQDEDVWSMEYYLDKSHVSPPERAAFAAFLDAGFVDVVRPHTPGAYTYWDYQRLAFPKKRGMRIDFVLGSPSFASRVAGAAIDREERKGTGASDHAPVVVQLDD comes from the coding sequence GTGCGCATCGCCACCTGGAACGTCAACTCCATCCGCTCCCGCATCGACCGCGTCGAGGCCTGGCTCCAGCGGGCCGACGTCGACGTCCTCGCGATGCAGGAGACCAAGGCCAAGGACGAGCAGTTCCCGTACGAGCGGCTGCGCGCGCTCGGCTACGAGGTCGCGCACCACGGCGTCAGCCAGTGGAACGGCGTCGCGGTCCTCTCGCGGGTCGGGCTGGAGGACGTGCAGGTCGGGTTCGACGGCGACCCCGGATGGGGCGAGCCGCTCGCGCCGGAGGCCCGCGCCATCGGCGCCACGTGCGGCGGGGTGCGCGTGTGGTCGGTCTACGTCCCCAACGGCCGCGCCCTCGACGACCCCCACATGGCCTACAAGCTGACCTGGCTGCGCGAGCTGCGCGACCGGGCGGTCGAGTGGTCCGCCGACGGCACGCCGGTCGCCCTCTGCGGCGACTGGAACATCGCGCCGCAGGACGAGGACGTCTGGTCGATGGAGTACTACCTCGACAAGTCGCACGTCAGCCCGCCCGAGCGTGCGGCGTTCGCGGCCTTCCTCGACGCCGGCTTCGTCGACGTCGTCCGGCCGCACACCCCCGGCGCGTACACGTACTGGGACTACCAGCGCCTCGCCTTCCCCAAGAAGCGCGGGATGCGCATCGACTTCGTCCTCGGCTCCCCGTCCTTCGCCTCGCGGGTGGCGGGGGCGGCCATCGACCGCGAGGAGCGCAAGGGCACCGGCGCGAGCGACCACGCGCCGGTCGTCGTGCAGCTCGACGACTGA
- a CDS encoding ABC transporter ATP-binding protein: MSETAIRIRELTKTYGTHRAVAGLDLDVHAGEVFALLGPNGAGKTTTVEILEGFRDRDGGEVSVLGTDPHGASRAWRDRIGIVLQTSGGLDLLTPREALRSTARCYRDARGVDEVIEATGLAAKADDRIAGLSGGQRRRLDVALGIVGRPELLFLDEPTTGFDPQARRDFWELIRGLAHDGTTILLTTHYLDEAEHLADRVGVIAAGRLLALDTPSALGGRQSQEATVSWEEEGTRRSVRTGSPTTEVASLAARFGGEVPELTVTRPSLEDTYLGLIAPHVTTERQEVPA, translated from the coding sequence ATGAGCGAGACCGCCATCCGCATCCGCGAGCTGACCAAGACCTACGGCACCCACCGCGCCGTCGCCGGCCTCGACCTCGACGTCCACGCCGGCGAGGTGTTCGCCCTCCTCGGGCCCAACGGCGCCGGCAAGACGACGACGGTCGAGATCCTCGAGGGCTTCCGCGACCGCGACGGCGGCGAGGTCTCCGTCCTCGGGACCGACCCGCACGGCGCCTCCCGCGCCTGGCGCGACCGCATCGGCATCGTCCTCCAGACCTCGGGCGGGCTGGACCTGCTCACCCCGCGCGAGGCCCTGCGCAGCACCGCCCGCTGCTACCGCGACGCCCGCGGCGTCGACGAGGTCATCGAGGCGACGGGGCTCGCCGCGAAGGCCGACGACCGCATCGCCGGGCTCTCCGGCGGCCAGCGCCGCCGGCTCGACGTCGCGCTCGGCATCGTCGGCCGGCCCGAGCTGCTCTTCCTCGACGAGCCGACGACCGGCTTCGACCCGCAGGCCCGGCGCGACTTCTGGGAGCTGATCCGCGGCCTCGCGCACGACGGCACGACGATCCTCCTGACGACCCACTACCTCGACGAGGCCGAGCACCTGGCCGACCGCGTCGGCGTCATCGCCGCGGGCCGCCTGCTCGCGCTCGACACCCCGTCGGCCCTCGGCGGTCGGCAGTCGCAGGAGGCGACGGTCTCGTGGGAGGAGGAGGGCACCCGGCGCAGCGTCCGCACCGGGTCGCCGACGACCGAGGTCGCCTCCCTCGCAGCGCGGTTCGGCGGCGAGGTCCCCGAGCTCACCGTCACCCGGCCGTCCCTCGAGGACACCTACCTCGGGCTCATCGCCCCCCACGTCACCACCGAGCGCCAGGAGGTGCCCGCATGA
- a CDS encoding MFS transporter has product MSSTAPRALLGAASVAVALAAADTYVVVLALTDMMRGVGVGIDSLQRATPIVSGFLLGYVAVLPLVGRVADVVDRRRVLLACLAVFVVGSVVTALATELPVLVTGRVVQGAGGGGLVPATLALVADLWPPGRRGIPLGVVGAVQELGSVLGPVLGAAVLAVADWRAIFWFGAAAGVVLAGAVVVTGGGVPQRPRVIPTVLAMLAAVVGWLALAAPEALVTSVSLGVPFVPFGDASSRLATPVGVVALVLLVAALGAWLRGRWSAVRRVDLLGAALVGGALGCVVLTFAAARPEQEVVGPLGYALLPVAALLALAYLVHHRRAVAPLVPRGLVRGRLVRALVVSLLVGVALVAVVVDVPLMARVVLSGDETEAAFVLVRFLLAVPVGALAGGWALRRLGPGVVAGAGLGLTALGLGVMSTWGATSLSGWTATPVLALTGLGIGLALAPVNDAALAESSEDTHGAASSLVVVARMVGMVVGLALLTAIGLHRYYGAVAALPDPTDADALRAAAVVQVTSVFRGAALAALAGAAVALTLGRRPSHPDGADRGASEVLRRA; this is encoded by the coding sequence TTGTCGTCGACCGCCCCTAGGGCCCTGCTCGGCGCGGCGTCCGTCGCCGTCGCGCTCGCGGCCGCCGACACCTACGTCGTCGTCCTCGCGCTGACCGACATGATGCGCGGCGTCGGGGTCGGCATCGACTCCCTCCAGCGGGCGACGCCCATCGTCTCCGGGTTCCTCCTCGGCTACGTCGCGGTGCTGCCGCTCGTCGGCCGGGTCGCCGACGTCGTCGACCGCCGGCGCGTCCTGCTCGCCTGCCTCGCCGTCTTCGTCGTCGGGTCGGTCGTGACGGCGCTGGCCACCGAGCTGCCGGTCCTCGTGACCGGGCGCGTCGTCCAGGGCGCCGGCGGCGGTGGCCTCGTGCCCGCGACGCTCGCGCTCGTCGCCGACCTCTGGCCGCCCGGCCGCCGCGGCATCCCGCTCGGCGTCGTCGGCGCGGTGCAGGAGCTCGGGTCCGTCCTCGGGCCGGTGCTCGGCGCCGCGGTGCTCGCGGTCGCCGACTGGCGCGCCATCTTCTGGTTCGGCGCCGCGGCCGGGGTGGTGCTCGCCGGGGCCGTCGTCGTCACGGGCGGCGGTGTGCCGCAACGCCCACGCGTCATCCCGACCGTCCTCGCGATGCTCGCCGCCGTCGTCGGCTGGCTCGCCCTCGCCGCCCCCGAGGCGCTCGTGACGAGCGTGTCGCTCGGCGTCCCGTTCGTCCCCTTCGGCGACGCCAGCTCGCGCCTCGCGACGCCCGTCGGTGTCGTGGCGCTCGTGCTCCTCGTCGCCGCCCTCGGCGCGTGGCTGCGCGGCCGGTGGTCGGCGGTCCGCCGGGTCGACCTGCTCGGGGCCGCCCTCGTCGGTGGCGCCCTCGGGTGCGTCGTCCTCACCTTCGCCGCGGCCCGGCCCGAGCAGGAGGTCGTCGGCCCGCTCGGGTACGCGCTGCTGCCGGTCGCCGCGCTCCTCGCGCTCGCCTACCTCGTCCACCACCGGCGCGCGGTGGCCCCGCTCGTGCCGCGGGGACTGGTCCGCGGACGGCTCGTCCGCGCGCTCGTCGTGTCGCTGCTCGTCGGGGTCGCCCTCGTCGCGGTCGTCGTCGACGTGCCCCTCATGGCCCGGGTCGTCCTCAGCGGCGACGAGACCGAGGCGGCGTTCGTCCTCGTCCGCTTCCTGCTCGCCGTCCCCGTCGGCGCCCTCGCCGGCGGGTGGGCGTTGCGCCGCCTCGGGCCGGGCGTCGTCGCCGGGGCGGGCTTGGGGCTCACCGCTCTCGGTCTCGGGGTGATGTCGACGTGGGGCGCGACGTCCCTGTCCGGATGGACGGCCACGCCGGTGCTCGCGCTCACGGGGCTCGGCATCGGCCTGGCGCTGGCGCCGGTCAACGACGCCGCGCTCGCCGAGTCGTCCGAGGACACCCACGGCGCCGCCTCCTCGCTCGTCGTCGTCGCCCGGATGGTCGGGATGGTCGTCGGCCTCGCGCTGCTCACGGCCATCGGCCTGCACCGCTACTACGGGGCGGTCGCCGCGCTGCCGGACCCGACCGACGCCGACGCGCTGCGGGCCGCGGCCGTCGTGCAGGTCACCTCGGTCTTCCGCGGGGCTGCCCTCGCGGCGCTCGCCGGCGCCGCCGTCGCACTGACGCTGGGCCGGCGCCCGAGCCATCCGGACGGGGCGGACCGCGGGGCGTCCGAGGTCCTGCGCCGGGCGTAG
- a CDS encoding DNA-formamidopyrimidine glycosylase family protein — translation MPELPEVESARAVIERGGLHRTIVEVDDADTWECRPHRHGEIRDALVGHRLTAAHRRGKSMWCELGGDAPTLGIHLGMSGRIVVTGPDGDDVGGDYVPPRRSARTPREEWYRFSLTFEGGGRLRLLDPRRLGRVRLDPDIDALGPDAAEIGREEFRERVGRGRAPVKARLLDQSVVAGVGNLLADEVLWQAGVDPRRTVDTLRTDDLDALRRQLRSAVRTAVRQGGVHTLEVVPHRGASGHCPRCGSEMARATVGGRTTWFCPREQV, via the coding sequence ATGCCCGAGCTGCCCGAGGTCGAGTCCGCCCGCGCCGTCATCGAGCGGGGAGGTCTGCACCGCACCATCGTCGAGGTCGACGACGCGGACACCTGGGAGTGCCGTCCGCACCGGCACGGCGAGATCCGGGACGCCCTCGTCGGGCACCGGCTGACCGCCGCGCACCGCCGGGGCAAGTCGATGTGGTGCGAGCTCGGCGGCGACGCGCCGACCCTGGGCATCCACCTCGGGATGAGCGGACGCATCGTCGTCACCGGGCCCGATGGTGACGACGTCGGCGGCGACTACGTGCCCCCGCGGCGCTCGGCCCGCACGCCCCGCGAGGAGTGGTACCGGTTCTCGCTGACGTTCGAGGGTGGCGGGCGGCTGCGGCTGCTCGACCCGCGGCGCCTCGGGCGGGTGCGCCTCGACCCCGACATCGACGCCCTCGGCCCGGACGCCGCCGAGATCGGCCGCGAGGAGTTCCGCGAGCGCGTCGGCCGCGGGCGCGCGCCCGTCAAGGCCCGGCTGCTCGACCAGTCGGTGGTCGCCGGGGTCGGCAACCTGCTCGCCGACGAGGTCCTGTGGCAGGCCGGGGTCGACCCGCGCCGCACCGTCGACACCCTGCGGACGGACGACCTCGACGCCCTCCGGCGGCAGCTGCGCTCGGCCGTCCGGACCGCCGTGCGGCAGGGCGGCGTCCACACCCTCGAGGTCGTACCGCACCGCGGGGCGTCCGGGCACTGCCCGCGCTGCGGCAGCGAGATGGCGCGCGCGACGGTCGGCGGGCGCACGACGTGGTTCTGCCCCCGTGAGCAGGTCTGA
- a CDS encoding ABC transporter permease gives MTTVAVGLDRTSVELKMYSREKEAVFFSFLFPILLLLLFSVIFSSQFEDSARTGMTAARYFLPGMVAAGVILTSFQTMAMSVAAERDDGTLKRLRATPMPPAAYFLGKVGLVVCTSLVQVVLLLLVARLAFDVPLPDTGGRWLLFAGVFSLGVFGGTVLGIAYSSLASSRSIGAVVIGPQLVLQFISGVYIAFTDVPQWLQQVAAVFPLKWIAQGMRAVFLPDGLASAEMAGSWEPGRVLLVLAAWAVAGLVLCLTTFTWFKRGTV, from the coding sequence ATGACCACCGTCGCCGTCGGCCTCGACCGCACCAGCGTCGAGCTGAAGATGTACTCCCGCGAGAAGGAGGCCGTCTTCTTCTCCTTCCTCTTCCCGATCCTCCTGCTGCTCCTGTTCTCGGTCATCTTCTCGAGCCAGTTCGAGGACTCGGCACGCACCGGGATGACCGCCGCCCGCTACTTCCTCCCGGGGATGGTCGCGGCCGGCGTCATCCTCACGAGCTTCCAGACGATGGCGATGTCCGTCGCGGCCGAGCGCGACGACGGCACCCTCAAGCGCCTGCGCGCCACGCCGATGCCGCCGGCCGCGTACTTCCTCGGCAAGGTCGGCCTCGTCGTGTGCACCTCGCTCGTCCAGGTCGTGCTGCTGCTCCTCGTCGCGCGCCTCGCGTTCGACGTGCCGCTGCCGGACACCGGGGGGCGCTGGCTGCTCTTCGCGGGCGTCTTCTCGCTCGGCGTCTTCGGAGGGACGGTGCTCGGCATCGCGTACTCCTCGCTCGCGTCCTCGCGCTCCATCGGCGCGGTCGTCATCGGCCCGCAGCTCGTCCTGCAGTTCATCTCCGGCGTCTACATCGCCTTCACCGACGTCCCGCAGTGGCTGCAGCAGGTGGCGGCGGTCTTCCCGCTCAAGTGGATCGCGCAGGGGATGCGCGCCGTCTTCCTGCCCGACGGCCTCGCCTCGGCGGAGATGGCCGGCTCGTGGGAACCGGGGCGGGTGCTCCTCGTCCTCGCCGCGTGGGCGGTCGCCGGGCTCGTGCTGTGCCTGACCACCTTCACGTGGTTCAAGCGCGGCACGGTGTGA